A region of the Pantoea alfalfae genome:
TTCAGGTTAAAGCCCTTAACCCGGCCATCGGTGGTGTAGATCAGACCGGCATCCACAAATTCGTCGCGAATGGCGTTATAGACCAGGCCCGGATCCATCTGACGGATCTGCGGGCGATCCAGCGCCAGATTATAAGTCTTCTGCAGCGGTTTCAGGCCGTCTGAACGACCTGCAAACTCCAGGTCCAGTCCCAGTCGCCAGTTGTGGTCCGGGTCAGACTGACGAACCTGTTCCACTTTCGCGACCAGCTGTGACATCGTAGTGATGCCCTCTTTTTTGGCCCGCTCCTGAGTCATGGCAAAGGCGTAGGTGTTGTTCATCGGTGCCGGGTTCAGCCAGACCAGCCCCAGTTTTCCGTCCAGTTTTTTCACCGTCTCATAGGCCTGTTGTGAAGACATCGGCTGGCTGATGTGGTTGAAGATAATCAGTGACGTACCGGTATATTCCCAGACCATATCAATCTGCTTATTCAGCAGCGCGTTACGGCCAATGGTGGTGGCGATATTACGTTTGGGCACCACCTCAAAGCCTTTTTTCTGTAGCCACAGCACCGTCATCGCTGACAGGATATGCTGTTCGGTAAAGCTCTTGGTCGCCATCACCAGCGGGGCCGCCGCCTGTGCCGTCTGGCTAAGCAGCAGCGTCGCGGTCAGCGCGACAGCGCTTTTCTTAATCCACTTCGTTAGCATTGCAAAGCTCCTTGTGGTCAGGCCGCAGCGTGCGGACTCAGAAAGCGGCCCAGCGCGGCCAGCATCATATCCAGAACCAGTGCCACCAGCGCAGTAGCAACGGCACCCAGAATCAGTGTCGGAAAGTCATTCAGATAGATACCCGGGAAGATCAGCTCGCCAAAGCTGCTGGCACCAATCAGGAAGGCCAGTGGCGCGGTGCCGACATTGATGGCGGTGGCGATGCGCACGCCTGCCAGGATCACTGGCATCGCGTTAGGCAGTTCAACCTGACGCAGACGTTGCCATTTGGTCATGCCGATGCCGTTGGCGGCCTCAATCAGCGACGGAGGAACTGCACTCAGACCGGAGAAGGTGTTGCGGACGATGGGCAGCAGCGACGCCAGAAATAGCGCAATCAGCGCCGGACGGTCGCCAATCCCGATGATAACCATCGCCAGTGCCAGTACCGCGAGCGGTGGCAGAGTGTTACCGACATTGAAAATCTGCATCACATACTCGGCCCAGCGACGCGCAAACGGGCGACTGAGCAGGATGCCGCTGGGAATACCGACCAGCAGAGCGAACAACATTGACCAGAAAACTAAGAAGAGGTGTTGCTGCCCGAGATAAAGCAGATCGACTTTACGTGCGACCAGCTGATCCCAGCCTAAGCCCCAGATCAGTACTGCGATCACCGCGACCACTGCAAGCAGTGCCAGACCGGCGCGTCGGGCCAGTGAAGCATTTTGCATAGGAGAATCTCCCTGATGACGATCTCAATTGTTATAACAACCATAAACAGCCCGACAGGTGCGACAAAAACTGCCGCCGCGCCCAAAACCGAAACTGCGATAAAATGTAGATAAAATGACTGTTTATCCACTCTTTTTCAGTAAATACCGAACAAGATGGGGTAATGCTATAGCAGGCCTTTTTTGCACAAGCCAGCTTTTAAGCCATCTATCAGGCAGATAGAAACAGGTTAAAAGTGTGTTAAAGCCGCGTAGCCGCTGGGCTAATGCGACAATAAAAAATATTCATCGACTTTAGGTGACACCGTCACAGATGGCGCAGAAGATGCGCACGCGCGGGAAACTGCTTTGGCTGTTTTTGAGCTAGCCTTGCAGATTAAAAAAGGAACCCTATGACTGAAAGCGCACAACTCCAGACCGGGCATCGCCACTGGATCTTAATTGCCTGCATGCTGGCAATGTTTATGGCGGCCATTGAAGTCACTATTGTGGCCACTGCGATGCCGACCATTATTGCTGACCTTGGCGGTTTTTCTCAGTTTGGCTGGGTCTTCTCAATCTATCTGCTGACTCAGGCGGTCAGCGTGCCGCTATACGGGCGGCTGGCGGATATGGTGGGTCGGAAAACGATGTTATTTGTCGGCACCGCCATCTTCCTGGTGGGATCGGTGCTGTGTGGCTTTGCCCACACCATGACCTGGCTGATTCTTTTCCGGGCGTTTCAGGGCCTGGGAGCGGGCGCGATTATGCCGCTCAGCTCCACCATTGTGGCCGACATCTATTCACCGCGTGAACGCGCCAGCGTGCAGGGCTGGCTCTCCAGCGTGTGGGGTGTGGCGGCGATAGTCGGGCCATTGACCGGCGCCTGGCTGGTGCAGCACTTTAGCTGGTCGGTGATTTTCTGGGTCAATCTGCCGATAGGCCTGATCAGCATGCTGATGCTGGCGCGCTGGTTACCGGCGCACCAGAAGGAGGAGACAGCGAAGCCGCTGAATCTGGCGGGCAGCAGCTGGCTGATGCTCTGCGTGACCGCGTTGCTGATTGCGCTGTTGCAGGCCGAACAGCTTGGCGTCTGGCTGGTGCCGTTCCTGCTTTTCTCCCTGTTCGCAGGCTGGCAGCTTAAACGCCATGAGCAGCGTTCAGCGGCACCGCTGTTTCCGCTAATCATCTGGCGCAGCCGGCTTATTGTGGCGGGCAATGCGGGCAACCTGATTATCGGGGCGGCTATGATGGGCATCAGCGCGTTTCTGCCCACCTGGATTCAGGGGATACACGGCGGCTCACCGTTACAGGCGGGCAGTGTGCTGGCGATGATGTCAATTGGCTGGCCGCTGGCCAGCACGCTGAGCGGCAGGCTGATGCTCCACACGTCCTACCGCTTTACCGCCCAGCTTGGCGCGCTGTTGCTGGTCGCTGGCAGCGCCTTGCTGCTGTTCCTGCAGCCCGCCAGCTCCCTCTATCAGGCAGGCTTCACGGCGTTTCTGATTGGCACCGGCATGGGGATGACCAGTACCACCTTCCTGGTCTCTGTGCAGAACCAGGCGGACTACCAGATCCGCGGGATCTGTACCGCGTCTATCATGTTCAGCCGGATGATCGGGTCGGCGGTGGGGACGGCGATTATGGGCGCGGTGCTGAATCTCAATCTGCAGTGGCGACTACCGCAGGTGCAGGATCCGGTACAGCAGGTCATGTCTGAATCCAGTCGTCAGCAGTTACAGCCGGAAAACCTGCAGCAGATGGTGGCGGCGATAGCCGTCTCACTGCACTGGGTGTTTGTAGTCGCACTGGTCATTGCGCTGTTTGCGGTGGGGGTGGCATGGATGATGCCGCGTCAGCGGCCGGAACAGGCGGACTAGCTGGCAGGGCGACAGGATGTCGCCCTGGTTTGACGTTGACTACTGTGCTGGCGCGTCCTGAGAACTGCCGGCACTGGCAGGGACGCTGGCTTCATCGTCACGGCCTGTTCGCTTGTAAACAATCTTTTGTGTGTCGTTTTCACAATGTCCGACGACCTGACCGCCCGCCTGATCAACCTGATCGTTGGCAACAACGTCGAGACTAAAACCTGATTCAGGCACACCGTTCTGAATGATTTTCTGGCTGATATCGGCTTTCACCGATTCACAGGATGCCTGCGCCATCAGCGGCAGAGATAAAAACGCCGCGCTTAACAAAACCCTCTGTAGCTTCATCACGTCTTCCTTATGTTAGTCGTCCGTCATTACTATAGCTCAAATTTACGGCGCTACCGGGCGACCTGAACGGCGATCCAGGCAACGCAGGGTGTTAGGTTCCCAGTACGCGTTGAGATTGAGGCTCTGCTCGCACTTGTCTCGGGTATCAAAGGCGCGGTCGGTTTTATCAAACTCTTTTTCGACGCGGGTGTTTACTTTGTTGCGCAGCATACGTGTGTCATTCCATTGCTCTTTGTCCTGACGCGCTGCTTCATTGCTCAGCGCAGAACTGCCATCTTCAATGATCAGACGGTTAGTATTCGCAGTGGCAGTCAACGCCGCGGTAGAGAGCAGCACCATCAGCACGGCAGGGATCATTTTTTTCATCACAATATCCTTTAGTTAACGCAAACATCGCCATCCGGGACGGCTGTTGCAGCGAGTTCTCATAGTATATCATCGCCGTTTCTTTGCTCACCAGCGGTGAGTCGTTTGTTTACGTTCAGGAGAGGTAAGGGTGCTGATTAAGACCGCCTTGCTGTTTTTTATAACCGCGCTGGCGGAGATCACCGGCTGCTTTCTGCCGTGGCTATGGCTTAAAAAAGGGGGATCGGCGTGGCTGTTACTGCCTGCCGCGGCCAGTCTGGCGCTGTTTGTCTGGCTGCTGACTCTGCATCCGGCTGCCAGCGGACGAGTGTATGCCGCCTACGGTGGCGTCTATGTGCTCACCGCACTGCTCTGGTTACGGGTGGTGGATGGCGTGAAGTTAAGTGCGTGGGACTGGAGCGGGGCACTGATTGCCTTTAGCGGCATGCTGATCATCGTCATGGGCTGGGGACGCGGTTAACGCCAGCCATCATGGCTGGCGCGGCAGAGGCTTACGGCTTATGTACTTTAAGACCCGCCAGCGTCTGGCTGACCGGCATCATCTCCAGACTATTGATATTGACATGCTTAGGCAGCGTGGCGACCCACCAGACCGCTTCTGTCACATCCTCTGGCGTCAGAGCAGTAGCGCCTTCATAGACCTGACCGGCTTTGTCATCATCGCCTTTGAAGCGCACGTTGGAAAACTCGGTGCCGCCAACCAGACCCGGCTCAATGTCGGTCACACGCAGCGCGGTGCCGTGCAGATCGGTTCGCAGGTTCAGGCTGAACTGGCGCACAAAGGCTTTGGTCGCCCCATAAACGTTGCCTCCGGCATACGGCCAGCTGCCGGCAATGGACCCGATGTTGATGATATGACCTGCATCCCGCTCCACCATCTGTGGCAGCAGGGCACGGGTCATATAGACCAGCCCCTTGGTGTTGGTGTCGATCATGTTTTCCCAGTCTTCCACGTTAGCCTTGTGCGCAGGCTCAATGCCCAGTGCCAGACCGGCGTTATTAACCAGCACGTCGATATTGCGCCATTCGGCCGGTAACTGTGCCACCGCCTCTTCAATAGCGGCACGGTTACGCACATCCAGCTGCACGGTATAAAGGTTGTCGCCCAGCTCATCCTTCAGCGCTTTCAGACGTTCAGCGCGTCGGCCGGTCGCAATCACTTTGTGACCGTTCTCAATAAAGCGGCGGGTGATGCTTTCACCAAAACCGGCAGTCGCGCCGGTGACAAAGATAATCATCTCACTGTTCCTTATGCCATTTTCAGAGTCGAGGGCTTCACCATAGCATTTCATTTCTGCTTCTGCGCGAGGAAAAGCAGCCTGGCCCGTAAACGGATTTTAACGGGCATCCCGCTGCGCCTTTTCAGGGCAGTCTGCACCGCAAAAGGGCAGATTGTCTGGCAACAGGCCATACTCACATTAAGTCATCCGGGCTATATCGAATCGCAACCGTTTGCATCGGCTTCGCAAACGGTTGCGACGCTAACGAAGGCCACCTTTGTTGCGCAACGCTTAACTTTTTCGATAGGGTTTTGATTTTAAAGGGTTTTGTTGTATTTCAGATCTGGCACGCAGGTTGCAAGATTTTTACAGAGATTCATCTGCAGATAATCAATCGCGCTTTCAGAAAGGACATACCATGCTATCAGCAACCGATATGGCGATACGCGCCAGCTTTTTTGACTTCACAGGCGTGGTGGATCA
Encoded here:
- a CDS encoding DUF1283 family protein → MKKMIPAVLMVLLSTAALTATANTNRLIIEDGSSALSNEAARQDKEQWNDTRMLRNKVNTRVEKEFDKTDRAFDTRDKCEQSLNLNAYWEPNTLRCLDRRSGRPVAP
- a CDS encoding glycine betaine ABC transporter substrate-binding protein, whose amino-acid sequence is MLTKWIKKSAVALTATLLLSQTAQAAAPLVMATKSFTEQHILSAMTVLWLQKKGFEVVPKRNIATTIGRNALLNKQIDMVWEYTGTSLIIFNHISQPMSSQQAYETVKKLDGKLGLVWLNPAPMNNTYAFAMTQERAKKEGITTMSQLVAKVEQVRQSDPDHNWRLGLDLEFAGRSDGLKPLQKTYNLALDRPQIRQMDPGLVYNAIRDEFVDAGLIYTTDGRVKGFNLKVLEDDKHFFPSYNVTPVVRQDVLASHPGLDSALNQLSAQITNEAITELNKRVDIDHQSPEKVARDFLQSKNML
- the ydfG gene encoding bifunctional NADP-dependent 3-hydroxy acid dehydrogenase/3-hydroxypropionate dehydrogenase YdfG: MIIFVTGATAGFGESITRRFIENGHKVIATGRRAERLKALKDELGDNLYTVQLDVRNRAAIEEAVAQLPAEWRNIDVLVNNAGLALGIEPAHKANVEDWENMIDTNTKGLVYMTRALLPQMVERDAGHIINIGSIAGSWPYAGGNVYGATKAFVRQFSLNLRTDLHGTALRVTDIEPGLVGGTEFSNVRFKGDDDKAGQVYEGATALTPEDVTEAVWWVATLPKHVNINSLEMMPVSQTLAGLKVHKP
- a CDS encoding DUF1161 domain-containing protein, with the protein product MKLQRVLLSAAFLSLPLMAQASCESVKADISQKIIQNGVPESGFSLDVVANDQVDQAGGQVVGHCENDTQKIVYKRTGRDDEASVPASAGSSQDAPAQ
- a CDS encoding ABC transporter permease, whose product is MQNASLARRAGLALLAVVAVIAVLIWGLGWDQLVARKVDLLYLGQQHLFLVFWSMLFALLVGIPSGILLSRPFARRWAEYVMQIFNVGNTLPPLAVLALAMVIIGIGDRPALIALFLASLLPIVRNTFSGLSAVPPSLIEAANGIGMTKWQRLRQVELPNAMPVILAGVRIATAINVGTAPLAFLIGASSFGELIFPGIYLNDFPTLILGAVATALVALVLDMMLAALGRFLSPHAAA
- a CDS encoding MDR family MFS transporter, with the protein product MTESAQLQTGHRHWILIACMLAMFMAAIEVTIVATAMPTIIADLGGFSQFGWVFSIYLLTQAVSVPLYGRLADMVGRKTMLFVGTAIFLVGSVLCGFAHTMTWLILFRAFQGLGAGAIMPLSSTIVADIYSPRERASVQGWLSSVWGVAAIVGPLTGAWLVQHFSWSVIFWVNLPIGLISMLMLARWLPAHQKEETAKPLNLAGSSWLMLCVTALLIALLQAEQLGVWLVPFLLFSLFAGWQLKRHEQRSAAPLFPLIIWRSRLIVAGNAGNLIIGAAMMGISAFLPTWIQGIHGGSPLQAGSVLAMMSIGWPLASTLSGRLMLHTSYRFTAQLGALLLVAGSALLLFLQPASSLYQAGFTAFLIGTGMGMTSTTFLVSVQNQADYQIRGICTASIMFSRMIGSAVGTAIMGAVLNLNLQWRLPQVQDPVQQVMSESSRQQLQPENLQQMVAAIAVSLHWVFVVALVIALFAVGVAWMMPRQRPEQAD
- a CDS encoding YnfA family protein, whose amino-acid sequence is MIKTALLFFITALAEITGCFLPWLWLKKGGSAWLLLPAAASLALFVWLLTLHPAASGRVYAAYGGVYVLTALLWLRVVDGVKLSAWDWSGALIAFSGMLIIVMGWGRG